The Papio anubis isolate 15944 chromosome 1, Panubis1.0, whole genome shotgun sequence genome window below encodes:
- the ASCL5 gene encoding achaete-scute homolog 5: protein MNNNFCRALVDRRPLGPPSCMQLGVVPPPRQAPLPPAEPLGNVPFLLYPGPAEQPYYDAYAGVFPYVPFPGAFGVYEYPFEPAFIQKRNERERQRVKCVNEGYARLRGHLPGALAEKRLSKVETLRAAIRYIKYLQELLSSAPDGATPPASRGLPGTGLCPAPPAAPRPDRPGDGEARAPSSLVPESSESSCFSPSPFLESEESCH from the coding sequence ATGAACAATAACTTCTGCCGGGCTCTGGTGGACCGGAGGCCCCTGGGGCCCCCCAGCTGCATGCAGCTGGGCGTCGTGCCCCCTCCCCGGCAGGCGCCCCTGCCTCCCGCCGAGCCCCTAGGCAACGTGCCCTTCCTGCTGTACCCGGGCCCAGCCGAGCAGCCCTACTACGACGCCTACGCAGGGGTGTTCCCCTATGTGCCGTTCCCCGGTGCCTTCGGGGTCTACGAATACCCCTTCGAGCCAGCCTTCATCCAGAAGCGCAACGAGCGCGAGCGGCAGCGCGTTAAGTGCGTCAACGAGGGCTACGCGCGCCTCCGCGGCCACCTCCCCGGCGCCCTGGCAGAGAAACGACTTAGCAAGGTGGAGACGCTGCGCGCCGCCATCCGCTACATCAAGTACCTGCAGGAGCTGCTGAGCTCGGCCCCAGACGGCGCGACGCCCCCCGCCTCCCGCGGCCTCCCGGGCACCGGGCTCTGCCCCGCGCCGCCCGCCGCCCCCCGGCCCGACCGCCCTGGCGACGGCGAGGCCCGGGCGCCCTCCTCCCTGGTACCGGAGTCATCCGAGTCCTCCTGCTTCTCCCCCTCGCCTTTCTTGGAATCGGAGGAATCCTGCCATTGA